A window of uncultured Fibrobacter sp. genomic DNA:
TACTATAATTCTGTAAAAAATTGCATTTTACAGAATTTAGGAAAAAATATGCTTCAGACGCTCGCCCAATGCATTGAAACGTTCGGCTCAAAATACTTGATAAAAAAGGCCATTGCCGAAGGCCGTTTGTTCCGCATCGCAAAAGGATTCTATTCCGATAGCAAGGATGTTTCCGAAACTTCGGTAATCTCCGCAAAATATCCTAAGGCGGTTTTTACGATGAATACCGCTTTTTATCATTACGGTTTGACCGATACCATTCCCGAGAAATATTACCTGGCAACCGAGCGGGGAGCAAAAATTTCCGACAACCGTGTTGTGCCGAAGTTCGAGAATAGCGATATCCTGTTTCTTGGAGCTGTACAAGAATCAGTCAACGGCGCAACCGTTTCAATGTATAACAGGGAACGCATGCTGCTCGAACTGATCCGCAACAAGTCAAACTTGCCCTTCGACTACTATAAAGAAATCATCCTAAACTATAGAAAGGTAGTTGACGAACTGGACATGCAGTTCGTGCAGGATTACTTGCCGCAAATGCCGAAAGCGGATATGATTAGAAAGGTGCTGGAAGCGGAGGTGCTATAATGCTTAGCCTCAAAAGCATGGTTACTGTAGAAATTGAGAAAGGGTATAACGAAAACACGGCTCCCGCGAAAATCTGTCAAGACATTGTTTTAAAAGCCATTTCCATGGGACCTCTGCATCGCAACATCACCGTCAAGGGCGGTGTGGTTATGAGAAGCAAGACGGGAAACATCCGCCGTGCAACCCAAGACTTGGATATAGATTTTCTACGCTATCCCTTATCAGATGCCGCTATTGATGACTTTGTAGCAAAGATGAATTGTCTAGACGGAATCCGCATCGAAAGGTTTGGGGATATCGAAGAACTGAAGCAACAGGAATACAAAGGTAGGCGAATCCGCATAAAAATTCAAGATTCTAGCGGTTACGAACTAGAAAGCAAAATAGACCTGGGCGTGCATACCAAGTTAGATGTAAGTCAGGAGGAATATTGTTTTGACATTTCCTTTGACAACGGGAGTGTCAGTCTGCTGGTCAATTCCAACGAACAGATGCTGGTCGAAAAATTACGGTCGTTACTGAAATTCGGGGCTTTATCGACCCGCTACAAGGATCTTTTCGACATCTACTATCTTAGCAAACATGTTGACCATAAAAAACTGCATGTTTGC
This region includes:
- a CDS encoding nucleotidyl transferase AbiEii/AbiGii toxin family protein, which translates into the protein MLSLKSMVTVEIEKGYNENTAPAKICQDIVLKAISMGPLHRNITVKGGVVMRSKTGNIRRATQDLDIDFLRYPLSDAAIDDFVAKMNCLDGIRIERFGDIEELKQQEYKGRRIRIKIQDSSGYELESKIDLGVHTKLDVSQEEYCFDISFDNGSVSLLVNSNEQMLVEKLRSLLKFGALSTRYKDLFDIYYLSKHVDHKKLHVCLDLYIFGDKQMREHNVNDVVKRVRDIFSDKLYIERLSASDKNWTGENVSTITKSIENFLKLL